From the Corvus cornix cornix isolate S_Up_H32 chromosome 1A, ASM73873v5, whole genome shotgun sequence genome, the window ATCACAActacaaaccaaaaaaccaaccatgcacaaacacagcatCAGTTCAAGAGAAAAACTTTTTGGCACAAGCCCCAAAGTTTCTTTATCCCAGTTGAAAGGTAAATGAGCTTTTTTGCACTTTTGAAGCTTAAAGGCTCTGATGCTGCCCCAAGCCTGACACTGATGGAAACAATGAGGTAGATCAGACCAATGTGTCTTAAAACTCTGCACTCTCTAACCCTGACAGACCCAATGTCAGAGtcctactggaaaaaaaaaaaaaaagaaaagaaaagaaaaaaaattgtttcctctgctgttttcaCAAGATGATGCACCTGAGCCTCTCAGTGTTCCTCCTCAAGCAGTAATTATTTACCCCACTCCTACCCCTAATTAATACCTAACAGCCAAAACCATGTAATAATCCAAACAGGACATGACAGAGTATCTAAACCCAGGCTCAGCTGAGCTCATCTTTGAGCAAAAGAACAACTGCCCTATAAACCAGTTTGGCTTTTCCTCATGAACTCTTGGTAAGCAAGGTAGAATTGAAAGGTGGTAttttgttgagggttttttggtttgtattttcagttgggttttttgggggaagagggggagtatgtttgttttaaacaaaaagcagaaagtatttttttctagtttgagcagtgctgctggcctAAGAATCAGCTAAGTCAAGGACACCTGATTTAAAGACTTCCTAAAGGAAAGAAGCTTTTGAAATGGATGCTGGGAATAGGGGTGCTGTAAACTGAACATCTTTACATAAGCATCTTGCGTCCCTCTATATAAATCAGACTTAACAGGAGATGTGTGAAACGTCCCTGAGGACTTTATCATTGGATTCAGGTCGTTAGGAGAGGTACAATTGCCCAAATCCATGCTGAAAGATGTATCaggtaaaaaaatacattcaagtTTGATGCATTATCTTGTGAATGAATGTTTCAAGTCACTGCACCCCAGCGATAATGATCTCTTGAGCTGCCTCGACAAAGGTCATTCCTGGCAAAAATCCCTGCAGGCTACAGGGCAGGGATTTgatcagctgctgcttgctgaTGCATCTGAGTGTACAGTCAGCACCTCCACAGCTACAACAACTGCAACACCACAGCCCAGGGGTCACCTGCCCTGAGTGGCAGAATGGTCCAGAACAGTCACACGCGCTTACAGCACAAAGCtgagcaggctgcagcagtCACAGAATCTTGAGAGATTGGGAGCTGAGGTGCAGGCAGAGCTCCAGAGGCAGATGAAAGGGATAAGGCACTGGCACCTTCATAGGAGAGGAGACTGCTGGGATTAAGAAGGGGGCAAGAAATagatgctgcagcagccatCTGCTGTCCTAGCAGGAGTCCTAAGCCATAAACGTTGGAATTCAGGAGAGCATTGCCTGGGAGCAGTGTATTTAATTGCTTCTGAATTTCCTGAAGCACCTGCAGTTGACTTTGCTGATTCAGGAGAAGCATATCCATATTTGCcctcattttcttcactgtaCAAAGAGAAGGGAATGTTAATGCCTGCTATGTAAAATCACAAGGCAGTTTAGAAGCCTTTTTATACTTACACTCTTCAGAAACAAGATTCCAGTGATCCATCTGGCTTTCCTCTGCACCACAcctttgctcttccttctgcCGAAGAGATGTAAATTCAGGTTGGTTTGCATCTAAAAGGAAGACAATGCAAGTCAAGAGTTGCAAGGTCTGCATTCCAAACATGGCAGCTCAGCAACaacccttccttcctctcacCCACGCCTTAAAATTCAAACTTTGTTCAAGTCACACAGTGGtccaaactaaaccaaaaccaaagatTAGGCTGATAcaggggttttggggtttttttgagggggcaaaatgagaaagcaaagcTGGGGCAAGGGATCTGTTGAGGAAAAGGGCAGCTGAGATTAAGTAAAAATGGGTTTGTATTTGCACACTTTCTTTATAAGCAGATATAGTGTTAGACTAATCTGATACTACTTAGTGTCCAACAGAGCAAAAAATGAGACTTTTCTTCAGGAATTATAAACTCTTGTATCCTGCAAAAGCcatgaagaacaaaacaaggTTTAGGAGTGTAAGGTTCCATGCTTAGGGCTCACTGGCAGAGTTCCTAGGCCACCTCTCTGTATCTGTGGACTGAGAGGCCTCAAACCCTACATTAAGAACTCAGTTTTGCCATTCCATTACCAACTTGATAATAACTGCATCATTATTCCCATTGTTAAGGTGAAaggctcttctttttttttccccagaagaaacaaacaaacacaagtAAAACaactacaaacaaacaaacaaacaaaccacaaaaaccaaagaaaaacctCACACACAAAACACCTGCTTCTCATGCCAACACCCAGAACAATTCTGTGGGTGTCTAGGCAAGATTCAAGATGaaaacttaaaacatttttgacCAAGGATAAAGGGACTGTCCATGTAAAGGTacaaaaacagggaaaaaaccccacaatgcCAGTTTTTATCCCTGAGTTTCTGGTCACTACTAGAACATGAAATATTGCAAAATCCAGAAAACTGCCTACTTGAAACAATCCCTTTGTCTGACAGACTGTTCTGTTTTCTAAGACTATTCCAGAGACTTCCCACTGCAGACAACAAGCTAAGATTCAATATCCACATATAACAAAAATTAGCTGCTAGAAATTACCAAGGCAGTGTTTACAGTCAAAATTCCTTGCATCTTCCTAAGCTTATCATTTTGATAGCTGAGCACTTCTGAAGATCTAAGGCTAGACATCAGGCAACACTACGAAGCAGGAATTAGTAAGATCTTTATTATTAGTGAGGAATCAGTGAGATCTGAGAGCTTTGAGGAGTCTAAGGTGCCAAGCAACCTCCATGGTAACACCTACATTTCACCTTCAGTTTTTTCAAGTAACTTCCTCAAATGGCAGAGATAAATTTATTATATCAGAgacgggggaaaaaaaaagtaacaaaaccaaaccaaccaaccaacccccAACACTCATATCCAGAGCAAGGAGGGAGAAGTGTTTAGGAATATTTCATATATCCCCCAAGATTCTGCATAActtgaaataaacacaaatcaGTCACCTGCTGTGTGTTCACTGGGCCTGTCTCTCAGCTGTTGGTGTTTGATGGTGTTTGAGCTCACACTGAAGCTATTTCCATGCTCTGAACGCCTATGGGGTTTCTCATCTGCGTGGACTctctgatgctgcagcagagctgtgttccTACTGAAGCTCTTTCTGCACGTGGTGCAGgagaaggttttctttttcagatggGTTTTGTGGTGAGCAAGGAGGGTCGAGGCACGGCTGAAGGTTTTCTCACATTCCTTGCACTTGTAGGGCGTCTCCCCTGTATGGACTCTCTGGTGGACCACCAGGTTGGCCTTCCtgctgaagctcttcccacattctgcacacacaaacaccttTTCTCTTGAATGGATTTGCAGGTGGGTCAGGAGCCTGCAGTGGCCCTTGAAGGCCTTCCCGCATTCTGGACACTTGAAGGGTTTCTCTTCCCAGCGCAGTTTCTTGCCATCAGTGCTGAGGATGTGTTTCCTGGAGTCTCTTTTTTTGTGAGGGGAATCATCACAGGCTGCCCTCCTCTCTGGGCTCTGGGCTTCACGTACCTGAGGCAGTTCCTCTTGCTTAAGGTCTTCAGGGAAGCCTTTCTCGTCCTCATTGTCCCCCAAAACGCAGTCCCCTGATGGAGTAAGAGACTCATCTTAACACTCTTTTCCCTGAGGCAGATAAGCTGCTCCTTGTAAAATAACTCAATTTCTTAGGCCTACCTTCAGCTTAAACCAGATTCCCCTTTCCcaaagaggaagggaaattcTGAAAATTGAGACAAGAAGGGGGAGAAAAGTGCAAAGAGAAGAGACAGGTAAGAAAtgttcctcttctcttccttcctctccccatttccttgtatttcttCCCTTCAGAGAATGGCAAAACGAAGACTGTCAagatgaaggaaggaaaggaacaggCTGAAGCATCTCACCCATCCCAAATACCTACTTTTAGCTATTTGTTCCCGCAGACTTATTTCAAAAGCTTTCCAGGCTGTAAATTAGCATTAACACGCTGTTTCAAAGCTGGGCATTTGGGTGGGGATCTTTCAGCACAGAAGAGCCCACTTAGCCTTCCTTAGACAAAACCAGCAGGGAGATTTAGGTTGTTTCTCACTTGTGCTAGTTTGTATTTACcgaaaaaaagttaaattatgTCTTTTGCAGGTTGGCACACcaggctttttttctctacCACAACAACAAATGTAAGTACTATAAGGACACTGTATATTTGTGCATCAGAAGTAAAAAGGCTCtgtattgattaaaaaaattaactaattcCCAATTAACTATTAGAATCTCTTTTCATAGCTAGACCTAACACAACATTTACTTTCCTTGCAACGACAAGCTAAATAAATTGCATTCTGAAGAAACTCACCAGAAACATTCAAACATATCCCTGTCTTTCCTAAAGAATGCAACCTGTTTATTTCACAAGTGAATATGCACCATCACACACCCCACAGTAAGCTCTAGGTATGTTATTCTGATGGCTAGATCTTATATTTACAGCAGTTCAGCATTAAAAGAATCATGAGGATCACCTAATGAACACTTAGACAAGGTTGATTTTTGCAAGCAACTTCAGATGTTTACTATTAATTCAAGCAGAAGATTTAGCAATTAGCATCTCTGATCTAGAACTAAAATAGTACTCacacatttaacaaaaaaagtttgtttGATCCactaacaaaaccaaaccaaaccaggcTTTCTACATTCAAGATAAAACTCTGCAGGGCAATTTCAGTCCTACCTCTATGATACCAAGGAATAAAATTCTTGAGTAACATGTCCTTGAAGAGGCAAAATGCAAAACGCTCTCTGTTTACATGGATGTGGCAACCAACACCTAACTAGCAGCAATAAAATAAGCAAAGTTGCTGAGAGAGGGCATCCTCTCTCTTACATCAAGGAATTAAACCCAAGAGGGAGCTTTCTCCCAGAGGGACGAGGAAGGCTCTCTGTGGCAGGAGCACTCACTCCTCACGCTACAGCCACGAGGCTGATTGTTCCCCGAGAGCCTTGCAGGTCTCTGACAGGGACATGCAGAACCCTCCACTCCCACCCACAGCCAGAGCCGGGCACTCACACACTCTGGATGCAGCTCAGCAACTCCCTCAGACCCTCCTCACCTGTCAGAAATCCTggaagtgtgctggctgcccGTCGCTCCCAATGAACTGGACTGGCTGATTTTAAAAGAGGAGGTGGAAAACCGCAGCAGAAAGAAACCCAGAACACCACCGCAAACCTTGCCTCGGCCTGGCATGGCATCCGGCCCCATCCTGGCATCCCGGGGATGGAATGCCGGCACCACGCTTCCCCGCGGGATTGAACCACCAAGAGTTTACATCTCACCTGGATATCCTGCAGGATCACTCCTCCCGGGGctctggaaaatggaaaatatggaCTCCATTGGCGGCTCCATCTAGAAGAGGAGAGGACACGGAGCGTGAAGCCTTTTCCAGCAGACGGGAGCAGAAGGGGAGGAACAGACGCTGGTACAGCACACTTTGGCTGTGCCTGGCCTAAGAGGGGCAAACCCGGGACAGAAAGGGCAGCCCTCCACAAAGACCTGAAGTTGGGTGACTCGTGAGCTTCATCCAGAGCCCCGCGTGATAAGAAGCGCCTTTTCCTAAGCTCAGTCTCCCTGGGAAGCACCGACCGGCCCTCGGGCAGCGGGCCCCACTCCCCTCTCACCCTCAACACCTCCCTCCTGCTTTCCGGCACGCTTTAATGCCGGCCCGCGGGCGCTCTGCCCTCCCGCGGGGCCGCTCCGCCCTCTCCGAGCCCCGGGCGGGCTCCGGGCCTCGCTCACGTGCCTGCTCTGCCGGGCCTTGGCTTCGCCCCGggcctgctgctccccagcgCCGCCGGCTCTTCCCGGCACAGCCCAGCGCTCCTGCCCGGCACAGCCCAGCGCTCCTGCCCGGGGGCCAAGACCCGCCCGGGTGGGGGAGGGGGTTCAGTGCCGCTCCCCTCAGCCCGTGGGCGGCGGGAGAACCGGGCGCTCCTCGGGTTCGCCTTTGGGCGTCGACACCTCCTGGAAATCCGGCGGGAGCTCTTCCTTCGCTGCCCCGCGCTGTACTATATCCC encodes:
- the LOC104696466 gene encoding zinc finger protein 572-like isoform X2, with the protein product MEPPMESIFSIFQSPGRSDPAGYPGDCVLGDNEDEKGFPEDLKQEELPQVREAQSPERRAACDDSPHKKRDSRKHILSTDGKKLRWEEKPFKCPECGKAFKGHCRLLTHLQIHSREKVFVCAECGKSFSRKANLVVHQRVHTGETPYKCKECEKTFSRASTLLAHHKTHLKKKTFSCTTCRKSFSRNTALLQHQRVHADEKPHRRSEHGNSFSVSSNTIKHQQLRDRPSEHTADANQPEFTSLRQKEEQRCGAEESQMDHWNLVSEELKKMRANMDMLLLNQQSQLQVLQEIQKQLNTLLPGNALLNSNVYGLGLLLGQQMAAAASISCPLLNPSSLLSYEGASALSLSSASGALPAPQLPISQDSVTAAACSALCCKRV
- the LOC104696466 gene encoding zinc finger protein 572-like isoform X1; this encodes MPGWGRMPCQAEARFAVVFWVSFCCGFPPPLLKSASPVHWERRAASTLPGFLTGDCVLGDNEDEKGFPEDLKQEELPQVREAQSPERRAACDDSPHKKRDSRKHILSTDGKKLRWEEKPFKCPECGKAFKGHCRLLTHLQIHSREKVFVCAECGKSFSRKANLVVHQRVHTGETPYKCKECEKTFSRASTLLAHHKTHLKKKTFSCTTCRKSFSRNTALLQHQRVHADEKPHRRSEHGNSFSVSSNTIKHQQLRDRPSEHTADANQPEFTSLRQKEEQRCGAEESQMDHWNLVSEELKKMRANMDMLLLNQQSQLQVLQEIQKQLNTLLPGNALLNSNVYGLGLLLGQQMAAAASISCPLLNPSSLLSYEGASALSLSSASGALPAPQLPISQDSVTAAACSALCCKRV